One Azotosporobacter soli genomic region harbors:
- a CDS encoding ComF family protein, protein MWQEWVSALVDWLYPPRCPVCKKEVHVHGQWCRPCFSEVSCVREINVVLGKLNYLKGAQTICHYREGVRKLMQRLKFQGRRRYATHLRWLIQQAQDELWVAAPDVLVVPVPLHPKRQQERGYNQVERIFQPWVEEKKLEWCDVLLRVRPTEPQWDLDKEQRRSNLKDAFAVSRPDLVAGRRILLVDDILTTGVTINECAKVLRRAGAESVYALTVASR, encoded by the coding sequence ATGTGGCAGGAATGGGTTTCGGCGCTGGTGGATTGGCTGTATCCGCCGCGTTGTCCGGTTTGCAAAAAAGAGGTCCATGTGCATGGGCAGTGGTGCAGGCCTTGTTTTAGCGAAGTTTCGTGCGTGCGCGAGATCAATGTCGTTTTGGGCAAGCTCAACTATTTGAAAGGCGCGCAAACCATCTGCCATTATCGCGAAGGCGTGCGCAAGCTGATGCAGCGCCTGAAATTCCAGGGGCGGCGACGTTATGCGACGCATTTGCGCTGGCTGATCCAACAGGCGCAGGACGAGCTTTGGGTCGCTGCGCCCGATGTATTGGTCGTACCGGTGCCGCTGCATCCGAAGCGCCAGCAGGAACGCGGCTATAATCAGGTAGAGCGTATCTTTCAGCCTTGGGTGGAGGAGAAAAAGTTGGAGTGGTGCGATGTGCTGCTGCGCGTTCGTCCGACGGAGCCGCAGTGGGACCTCGACAAGGAACAGCGGCGCAGCAACCTGAAAGATGCCTTTGCGGTGAGTCGCCCGGATCTTGTGGCCGGCCGCCGTATCCTGTTGGTCGATGATATCCTGACGACCGGCGTGACGATCAACGAATGCGCCAAAGTCCTGCGCCGCGCCGGAGCGGAAAGCGTCTACGCGCTGACGGTGGCGAGCCGGTGA
- a CDS encoding DUF6470 family protein, which yields MLLLNISQQYAKISLDSKPPQIQLQTAPAELNIETEAATVEIHSPQGKLTIDSTAMRASYGIKTREQMIREDADRGMQAAQEFVAKTAEDGDRLGNYARSGATVTQLAAESSIKAQKEITWAWLEPPEIHYEAQPVEFQVQPGSIQFNPTSATFDNQLNWGEVNVGMQQYQSVKFWTTEASYATMDIRA from the coding sequence ATGCTGCTACTGAATATCAGCCAACAATATGCAAAAATCAGTCTTGATAGCAAACCGCCGCAAATTCAGCTGCAGACCGCGCCGGCAGAGCTGAACATCGAAACCGAAGCGGCGACGGTGGAAATCCACTCGCCGCAAGGGAAGTTAACGATCGACTCTACCGCGATGCGTGCATCTTACGGCATCAAGACAAGGGAACAGATGATCAGGGAAGACGCGGACCGTGGCATGCAGGCGGCGCAGGAGTTTGTCGCTAAAACGGCAGAAGACGGTGACCGACTGGGTAATTATGCGAGAAGTGGCGCTACGGTAACCCAGTTGGCAGCGGAGTCTTCTATAAAGGCGCAAAAGGAAATCACATGGGCTTGGTTGGAGCCGCCGGAGATTCACTATGAGGCGCAACCGGTCGAATTTCAGGTTCAGCCGGGTAGCATCCAATTCAATCCGACGAGTGCGACGTTTGATAATCAATTGAATTGGGGAGAAGTGAACGTCGGTATGCAGCAATACCAAAGCGTAAAGTTTTGGACGACGGAAGCAAGTTATGCTACGATGGACATAAGGGCTTGA
- a CDS encoding flagellar protein translates to MTLKNCPDCGKLFVDNASGMCPECYRLEEEAEYKIGEYLRKHDKVSIQEIHEATGVKEKTILRMIKRGRIVTGSVSYACDSCGAPIYEGRLCSECSQSFTSQVKQSYEKDQRAKEQRDGIRMYSKEKEEKKY, encoded by the coding sequence ATGACTTTAAAAAATTGTCCAGATTGCGGTAAGTTATTTGTCGATAATGCCAGCGGCATGTGTCCGGAATGCTATCGTTTGGAAGAAGAGGCCGAATACAAGATCGGCGAATACCTGCGCAAGCATGATAAGGTTTCGATTCAGGAAATTCATGAAGCGACCGGCGTCAAGGAAAAGACGATTTTGCGCATGATTAAGCGGGGACGGATTGTGACCGGTTCGGTCAGCTATGCCTGCGATTCCTGCGGCGCGCCGATTTATGAAGGTCGTCTTTGCTCCGAGTGCAGTCAATCATTTACATCGCAGGTTAAACAAAGTTATGAAAAAGACCAGCGTGCAAAAGAACAGCGTGACGGCATCCGGATGTATTCGAAAGAGAAAGAAGAAAAGAAGTATTAA
- a CDS encoding flagellar protein FlgN, whose translation MDTRWTELLETLRQLLGYYRALLEINQNKQQVLIKVDSKALEKLTQQEEIIIVKMGKVEELRRKAVDDLADFYGVPKSQMDLSELRRHAEGTTLEELSEITAAFEAVWAELMPLNEANAKLIQQALGIIQYNLNLLSNNSVGHTYADRGTDAGPVRKSIMLDAKA comes from the coding sequence ATGGATACAAGATGGACGGAACTGTTGGAGACGCTGCGGCAGTTGTTGGGCTATTATCGCGCACTGTTAGAAATCAATCAAAATAAGCAGCAAGTGTTGATCAAAGTGGATTCCAAAGCGCTCGAAAAGCTGACGCAGCAGGAAGAGATTATCATCGTGAAGATGGGCAAGGTCGAAGAACTGCGCCGCAAAGCGGTCGACGATCTTGCTGATTTTTATGGCGTGCCCAAAAGCCAGATGGATCTGTCGGAGCTGCGCCGTCATGCTGAGGGGACGACGTTGGAAGAATTGAGCGAAATCACCGCTGCGTTCGAAGCGGTCTGGGCCGAACTGATGCCGCTGAACGAAGCGAATGCGAAACTGATCCAACAGGCGCTCGGCATCATCCAGTACAATCTGAACCTGTTGAGCAACAACTCGGTTGGACATACCTATGCCGATCGTGGTACCGATGCGGGGCCGGTACGCAAATCGATCATGTTAGATGCGAAAGCCTGA
- the flgM gene encoding flagellar biosynthesis anti-sigma factor FlgM codes for MIISSNQVAGILKTYQEQNNVAKAGKANKGESARSPQQPDEVILSSQVQTFGSVLQSVRNLSDVRQDKVDAYSKAIEEGSYHVAGKAIADKMIGRVIADNIGE; via the coding sequence ATGATCATTTCAAGCAATCAGGTAGCCGGCATTTTGAAAACGTATCAGGAACAAAACAATGTGGCAAAAGCAGGCAAGGCCAATAAGGGCGAGTCGGCTCGTTCGCCGCAACAGCCGGATGAGGTGATTTTGTCGTCCCAGGTGCAGACCTTCGGTTCTGTGCTTCAATCGGTGCGCAATCTTAGCGATGTGCGCCAGGATAAAGTGGATGCGTACAGCAAAGCGATTGAGGAAGGCTCCTATCATGTGGCGGGAAAAGCGATCGCCGACAAGATGATCGGCCGCGTTATCGCGGATAATATTGGCGAATAA
- the fliW gene encoding flagellar assembly protein FliW, translating into MQIESTRFGIVEVDEKDVLCFEHGMLGFPEEQRFAFIAYGEESPFAFLQALNNPELTFMVVDAFQFFGDYQFELEDAIAIELAVSPDEPPQILNIVTVPEKTEEMTANLLAPLVINRKSGKARQVVLENSQYSLRQRLFPDGFPKETTSGEGK; encoded by the coding sequence ATGCAGATTGAATCGACCCGCTTCGGCATAGTAGAAGTCGACGAAAAAGATGTGCTTTGTTTCGAACACGGCATGCTTGGTTTTCCGGAAGAACAGCGCTTTGCGTTTATCGCATATGGTGAAGAAAGTCCTTTTGCCTTTTTGCAGGCGCTAAACAATCCGGAACTGACCTTCATGGTGGTCGACGCGTTTCAATTTTTTGGCGACTATCAGTTTGAACTCGAGGATGCCATCGCAATTGAGCTAGCAGTATCACCGGATGAGCCGCCGCAAATTCTCAACATTGTCACAGTACCGGAGAAGACGGAAGAAATGACCGCCAACCTGTTGGCGCCGCTGGTGATCAATCGCAAAAGCGGCAAAGCACGCCAGGTTGTGCTGGAAAACTCCCAATATTCATTGCGCCAACGTTTGTTTCCCGACGGTTTTCCTAAGGAAACGACGAGCGGGGAGGGGAAATAG
- a CDS encoding flagellar protein FlaG, with the protein MDVNNVKTLDAASTGYASSPARPAAADTSTASATKDGNVAKTSFKEQEASAQDLYLEASKKLTRTDVKNISQELNHFMELINADIRFKIHDGTKQLIVQVVDMQQQKVLKQFPPEELLDTMARIRDYVGVLLDKKA; encoded by the coding sequence ATGGATGTCAACAATGTAAAAACGCTGGATGCCGCGAGCACAGGATATGCGTCTTCTCCAGCCAGACCGGCTGCAGCAGATACTTCTACGGCCAGCGCGACCAAGGATGGCAACGTTGCGAAAACATCGTTTAAGGAACAGGAGGCCAGCGCCCAGGATCTGTACCTGGAAGCGTCCAAGAAATTGACGCGGACTGATGTGAAGAATATCAGCCAGGAACTGAATCATTTCATGGAACTGATTAACGCCGATATACGCTTTAAGATTCATGACGGAACGAAGCAACTGATCGTCCAAGTGGTGGACATGCAGCAGCAGAAAGTGCTGAAGCAGTTTCCGCCGGAAGAACTGCTTGACACGATGGCGCGGATCCGCGATTATGTTGGGGTCTTGCTGGATAAAAAAGCATAA
- the csrA gene encoding carbon storage regulator CsrA, with translation MLALTRRAGEKLIIGDNIVLTIVEVRGDNVKIAIEAPKDVKIYRGEIYAAIVAENKQALAPLSAEALEAIKKLPGRK, from the coding sequence ATGCTGGCATTGACTCGCAGGGCGGGTGAAAAATTGATCATTGGCGACAATATCGTACTTACGATTGTCGAAGTGCGCGGTGATAACGTCAAGATCGCTATCGAAGCGCCGAAAGACGTGAAAATTTATCGCGGTGAAATTTATGCGGCGATTGTTGCCGAGAATAAGCAAGCGTTAGCGCCGCTGAGCGCCGAAGCGCTGGAGGCGATAAAAAAATTGCCGGGACGAAAATAA
- the flgK gene encoding flagellar hook-associated protein FlgK yields MKSTFGGLNIVVRGLNAQQVSLDTVGHNISNANTDGYSRQSVNLTTSAPETIYGGNGPMQAGTGVSITSVVRARESYLDQQYWKENASLGYTGSLSDNLAKIEGIFKEPSDTGLQTTLDNFWKSWQSLGTNASDTGMRTVVRQRGVEVVQAVKKAEQQLRDMVTDANSTIEIKVGNINQITSQIADLNKQIRKVEFAGTDHANDLRDRRDLLVDQLTKIASVTASEDTNGNCIVRAGGNILVGANDAEQLKTYTVKDADYGYSLTNVRFTSVDMPFSTNGGELQGIIESRDSRQNGVKGYMDQLNTTSQFFLTDFNDQHLKAYGTDNTNGNNFFGDAGTYYTNAATNLATIQGAPLGYASMGKVYGANTTGVTLGSDYDHPSATNNWLDQLKVNPALFDTTTGLGKIAAKTSPVPNLPPVTVQQSNLNGGIGTFIGTTYNSADSRTYTVKATAVNSTTGAITGVDFSYDGGKTWSTVPAASITTVAGPPAAGQQVVMTDGGGRTATIVMGTTTGNKVADTYTFTVNQGNASGDNAANMADMLKKTTSAVLGNTTLDSYYSANMGALGVQSQTATKMSTNQTTLVGQITNWRQSISGVNMDEEMSNMIRFQKGYNAAARVLTTMDEMYDKLINGTGVVGR; encoded by the coding sequence ATGAAATCGACATTTGGCGGTTTAAATATAGTAGTAAGAGGACTCAATGCACAGCAGGTGTCGCTCGACACGGTCGGACACAATATTTCCAATGCCAATACGGACGGCTATTCGCGGCAAAGCGTGAACCTGACGACGTCGGCGCCGGAAACGATTTACGGCGGCAATGGACCGATGCAGGCGGGCACGGGCGTGTCGATCACGTCGGTTGTACGGGCGAGGGAAAGTTACTTGGATCAGCAATACTGGAAAGAAAACGCTTCGCTCGGCTATACCGGAAGCTTAAGCGATAATCTGGCAAAAATTGAAGGGATTTTTAAAGAACCTTCCGATACCGGTTTGCAGACTACGCTGGACAACTTCTGGAAGTCTTGGCAGTCGCTCGGTACGAACGCTTCAGACACCGGCATGCGGACCGTCGTTCGCCAGCGCGGCGTCGAAGTCGTTCAGGCCGTCAAAAAAGCGGAACAGCAATTGCGTGACATGGTTACCGACGCCAATTCGACAATTGAGATTAAAGTAGGCAATATCAATCAAATTACCTCGCAGATCGCGGATTTGAACAAACAGATTCGCAAGGTTGAATTCGCCGGTACCGATCATGCGAATGACTTGCGCGACCGCCGGGATTTGCTGGTGGACCAATTGACAAAAATCGCCAGCGTCACTGCGAGCGAAGACACAAACGGCAATTGTATTGTTCGGGCAGGCGGCAACATCTTGGTTGGCGCCAACGATGCGGAGCAACTGAAGACATATACGGTCAAAGATGCGGATTATGGTTATTCGCTGACTAATGTCCGTTTCACCAGCGTAGATATGCCTTTTTCAACGAACGGCGGCGAACTGCAGGGGATCATTGAGAGCCGCGATTCACGCCAAAACGGCGTGAAAGGGTATATGGATCAGTTGAACACGACCAGTCAATTTTTCTTGACGGATTTTAATGATCAACATCTTAAGGCTTACGGAACCGATAATACCAACGGCAATAATTTTTTCGGCGACGCAGGAACCTACTATACCAATGCCGCGACCAATCTGGCGACGATTCAAGGGGCGCCGCTCGGTTATGCGTCGATGGGTAAAGTATATGGCGCCAACACGACTGGCGTTACGTTGGGTAGCGACTACGATCATCCCTCGGCGACCAATAATTGGCTGGATCAGTTAAAAGTCAATCCGGCGCTGTTTGACACGACAACCGGTTTAGGTAAGATTGCTGCTAAAACCAGTCCTGTTCCCAATCTGCCGCCGGTAACGGTGCAACAGTCCAATCTGAATGGCGGTATTGGCACATTTATTGGTACGACTTATAACTCGGCTGACTCACGTACCTATACTGTCAAAGCGACGGCCGTCAACTCGACGACGGGTGCGATTACCGGCGTTGATTTTTCTTATGATGGCGGCAAAACGTGGTCGACGGTACCTGCAGCTTCCATCACTACCGTTGCCGGTCCGCCTGCGGCCGGTCAGCAAGTGGTAATGACCGATGGCGGCGGACGGACTGCGACGATTGTTATGGGAACGACCACCGGTAATAAAGTGGCCGATACGTACACGTTTACGGTAAACCAAGGCAATGCTTCCGGCGACAATGCGGCCAACATGGCGGATATGCTGAAAAAAACTACATCAGCTGTGCTGGGCAATACGACCTTGGATTCGTATTACAGCGCGAACATGGGCGCGCTTGGAGTGCAGTCGCAGACGGCGACAAAAATGAGTACCAACCAGACGACGCTTGTTGGACAGATTACCAATTGGCGACAATCGATTTCCGGCGTTAACATGGACGAGGAAATGAGCAACATGATCCGATTCCAAAAAGGCTACAACGCGGCAGCCAGAGTGTTGACGACGATGGACGAAATGTACGATAAACTGATTAACGGTACCGGCGTGGTCGGGCGATAA
- a CDS encoding GxxExxY protein — MRKKWQGQLDDETEELATKVIGAAIEVHRVLGPGYAEQVYEAALIKELTLRRIAWEQQKTVRISYQGDVVETGRIDLSVDAKIIIELKAVETLLPVHAAQLHSYLKITGYPLGLLMNFNVARLKEGLQRVLLKENK; from the coding sequence GTGCGCAAGAAGTGGCAGGGGCAGCTGGATGATGAAACGGAAGAGCTGGCAACGAAAGTGATTGGCGCAGCGATTGAAGTTCATCGCGTCTTAGGACCTGGCTATGCAGAGCAAGTGTATGAGGCGGCACTTATCAAAGAACTGACCTTGCGCCGTATCGCGTGGGAACAACAAAAAACGGTGCGGATTTCATACCAGGGAGACGTTGTTGAAACCGGCCGGATCGACCTTTCGGTGGATGCAAAAATTATCATCGAATTGAAAGCGGTAGAGACGTTGCTGCCTGTTCATGCTGCGCAGTTGCATTCCTATTTGAAAATTACCGGATATCCGCTGGGCTTACTTATGAATTTTAACGTTGCAAGGTTAAAAGAAGGGTTGCAACGTGTTCTGCTAAAAGAAAATAAATAA
- the recD2 gene encoding SF1B family DNA helicase RecD2: MELLEGTIENIIFQSDSGFVVFRLRPGQGQVLGQVTVTGNLATPLVGEQVELKGNWLEHPKFGQQFKAESCRRVAPTSIKGIERFLASGAIKGVGPSVAAKLVRYFGSDTLRVLEEKPKRLEEVPGIGPKKARQIHESYTEQSEMRDIMLFLETYGITGTHAAKIYQQYGMLAMQILEDNPYRLAKEVSGIGFRTADQLAMALGWDKDRQERIASGIDYALLQIAQAGHCCVPEEALVAEAAKLLGVEKLEVSLVVAELRKKDRLCVEDFHGLTLMYPWNLYQAETEVARLLVTLRDQAREVGGSDPEQLVADWEQAAGLQLAEAQRQAMLSSLKHGILVLTGGPGTGKTTVVRGIMELLEQQGLRILLGAPTGRAAKRLSEATGQEAMTVHRLLEATGGVEGTPVFLRGEDLPLEADVIILDEVSMMDISLMHHFLAAVQEGCRVVLVGDVDQLPAVGPGSVLKDIIRSGQLPVVRLTDVFRQAGESWIILNAHRINRGLAPQLGEGDDFIFLEINDSQRAADRIVQLCKEELAQEGFEPLKDIQVLSPMHRQTCGVENLNQQLQAALNPPLPGGESVQVGGHNLRGGDKVMQMRNNYTKGVYNGDIGFVEWVSGGRVSVRYPEQVVLYEKGDLTELHLAYAMSVHKSQGSEYPVVVMPLSGSHHVMLQRNLLYTAITRAKRKVVLVGSKAALNTALGNDRTKRRYTLLAERLQREI, translated from the coding sequence GTGGAACTGTTAGAAGGAACGATTGAAAATATCATATTTCAAAGCGACAGCGGATTCGTTGTTTTTCGTCTGCGTCCCGGGCAGGGACAAGTGTTGGGACAGGTAACGGTAACGGGTAACTTGGCGACGCCGCTAGTTGGCGAGCAGGTCGAACTGAAAGGAAACTGGCTTGAACATCCGAAGTTTGGCCAGCAATTCAAGGCCGAAAGCTGTCGCCGGGTCGCGCCGACCAGCATCAAGGGCATCGAACGGTTTCTCGCCTCCGGTGCGATCAAGGGCGTCGGGCCGTCAGTGGCGGCGAAATTAGTGCGCTATTTCGGCAGCGATACGCTGCGCGTGTTGGAGGAAAAACCAAAACGGTTGGAAGAAGTGCCGGGCATCGGGCCGAAAAAGGCGCGCCAGATCCATGAATCGTACACGGAGCAATCGGAAATGCGCGACATCATGCTCTTTCTGGAAACATACGGCATCACAGGCACGCATGCGGCGAAGATTTATCAGCAATACGGCATGTTGGCGATGCAAATTTTAGAAGACAATCCATATCGTCTGGCCAAAGAAGTGAGCGGCATCGGCTTTCGCACGGCTGACCAATTGGCGATGGCACTGGGCTGGGACAAGGATCGCCAGGAACGGATCGCCTCAGGCATCGATTATGCATTGCTGCAGATTGCGCAGGCCGGACATTGTTGCGTGCCGGAAGAAGCGCTGGTTGCTGAAGCGGCCAAACTGCTTGGCGTAGAGAAACTGGAAGTCTCGCTGGTGGTTGCCGAACTGCGCAAGAAGGATCGTTTGTGCGTCGAAGATTTTCATGGTTTGACGCTGATGTATCCTTGGAATCTGTATCAGGCGGAAACGGAAGTCGCCCGGCTTTTAGTCACATTGCGCGATCAGGCGCGCGAGGTCGGCGGCAGCGATCCGGAACAATTGGTCGCGGACTGGGAACAGGCCGCCGGGCTGCAGTTGGCCGAGGCGCAGCGTCAGGCGATGCTGTCGTCGTTGAAACATGGCATTCTCGTTTTGACGGGCGGGCCGGGTACAGGGAAGACGACCGTAGTGCGCGGCATTATGGAACTGTTGGAGCAGCAGGGGCTGCGCATCTTGCTCGGCGCGCCGACCGGACGGGCGGCAAAACGCTTGAGTGAGGCGACCGGACAGGAAGCGATGACGGTGCATCGTCTCTTGGAAGCGACTGGCGGCGTCGAAGGAACGCCTGTTTTTTTGCGCGGCGAAGATTTGCCTTTGGAGGCCGATGTCATCATTCTCGATGAAGTCTCGATGATGGACATTTCACTGATGCATCATTTTTTAGCGGCGGTGCAGGAAGGTTGCCGCGTTGTGCTGGTCGGCGACGTCGATCAGCTGCCGGCGGTCGGGCCGGGCTCGGTACTCAAAGACATCATCCGTTCCGGGCAATTGCCGGTGGTACGCCTGACTGACGTATTCCGGCAGGCCGGCGAAAGCTGGATCATTTTGAATGCGCACCGGATCAACCGTGGCCTCGCGCCGCAGTTGGGAGAAGGCGACGATTTTATTTTTCTCGAGATCAACGACAGCCAGCGTGCGGCGGATCGGATTGTTCAACTGTGTAAAGAAGAACTGGCGCAGGAAGGCTTTGAGCCGCTAAAGGACATTCAGGTTCTCTCGCCGATGCATCGCCAGACCTGCGGCGTGGAAAATCTGAACCAACAGCTGCAGGCAGCGCTTAATCCGCCGCTGCCCGGCGGCGAAAGCGTCCAGGTCGGCGGGCATAATTTGCGCGGCGGCGACAAGGTGATGCAGATGCGCAACAACTATACGAAGGGCGTTTATAACGGCGATATCGGTTTTGTCGAATGGGTGAGCGGCGGGCGGGTCAGCGTGCGTTATCCGGAACAGGTCGTGCTCTATGAAAAGGGCGATCTAACCGAGCTGCATCTGGCCTATGCGATGAGCGTACATAAGAGCCAGGGCAGCGAGTACCCGGTCGTCGTGATGCCGCTGTCCGGCAGCCATCATGTGATGCTGCAGCGCAATTTGCTCTATACCGCGATCACCCGCGCTAAGCGCAAGGTGGTTCTGGTCGGCAGCAAAGCGGCGCTCAATACCGCACTCGGCAATGACCGCACCAAACGCCGCTACACGCTGCTCGCCGAACGGTTGCAGCGCGAGATATAG
- the flgL gene encoding flagellar hook-associated protein FlgL, translating into MRISNNMLLNNYLTSLNQSLARQSEIQQKLSDGKDLHKPSDDPVRTIRALKFHTELAGNEQFTQHVKDAVSWMEQTDQSLQDMGKVIQRAKELTIQAVGPNDTTAYQAIGKEIDELINQAVSLANTQVGDRYLFSGQKDKNQPVVRTKDAAGNDQFVYNGDNNKISMVLQNGGANPTQDSVNLTAPEIFGPNMELLYNLSKIKNELVSGTPNLQNISEANPIYVTQSNAVGGSASVTKTSTPLNGGPYACQVRLNTLGAGGVPATVDYSTDGGTTWNTGVATPGGTLTIPMGAAANLATISINGNAANAAGDTYNFNIGSYMGNLDSDYNRLLSQHTQMGSRMSMYNMAESMLENNSTTITDNLSANEDLDMPKAIIDFKNSENVYNAALAVGAKILPQSLVDFLK; encoded by the coding sequence ATGAGAATTTCAAATAATATGCTGCTGAACAATTACCTGACCAGTTTAAACCAATCCTTGGCGCGGCAAAGCGAGATCCAACAGAAACTCTCGGATGGAAAGGATCTGCACAAACCGTCCGATGATCCGGTTCGTACTATTCGTGCCTTAAAGTTTCACACGGAATTGGCAGGCAATGAACAATTCACGCAACACGTTAAAGACGCCGTGTCGTGGATGGAGCAGACCGACCAATCGCTGCAGGATATGGGCAAGGTCATCCAACGCGCGAAAGAATTGACGATCCAGGCGGTCGGTCCGAATGATACGACGGCTTATCAGGCGATTGGCAAGGAAATTGATGAACTGATTAATCAGGCGGTCAGTCTGGCCAACACGCAAGTTGGCGATCGATATCTTTTTTCTGGCCAAAAAGATAAGAATCAGCCGGTCGTTAGAACGAAGGATGCTGCAGGAAATGACCAATTTGTCTATAACGGTGACAATAATAAAATATCGATGGTATTGCAAAACGGCGGAGCAAATCCTACGCAAGACAGTGTAAATTTAACTGCGCCGGAAATTTTTGGGCCAAACATGGAGTTGCTTTACAATCTGTCTAAAATCAAGAACGAACTTGTGAGTGGTACGCCTAATTTGCAAAACATCAGTGAGGCAAATCCGATCTATGTTACGCAATCCAATGCTGTAGGTGGAAGCGCCTCGGTGACTAAGACTAGCACACCGCTCAATGGCGGTCCATATGCTTGTCAGGTGAGGTTGAATACGTTGGGGGCAGGCGGCGTACCAGCTACCGTTGATTATTCGACCGATGGCGGTACTACCTGGAATACCGGGGTTGCGACGCCAGGAGGTACATTGACGATTCCAATGGGCGCGGCAGCGAATTTGGCGACGATCAGCATCAATGGCAATGCGGCTAATGCGGCTGGTGACACCTATAACTTCAACATCGGCAGTTACATGGGCAATCTGGACAGCGATTACAATCGATTATTGTCGCAACATACCCAAATGGGTAGCCGGATGTCGATGTATAATATGGCGGAAAGCATGTTGGAAAATAATAGTACGACGATTACCGATAATTTATCGGCCAATGAGGATCTCGACATGCCAAAGGCAATCATTGATTTTAAGAACAGTGAAAATGTCTATAATGCAGCGTTGGCAGTCGGAGCAAAAATTTTACCGCAATCGCTGGTCGATTTTCTCAAGTAG
- a CDS encoding HD-GYP domain-containing protein: MLTLMQDPEAYAGEWSAIQGIVDNLMNLLQLKNHRIYLHSHQVANYASSIAAKMRLPREEIERIRLAALLHDIGHLTVPNSILAKMPYFSTRELSVFKNHCNAGSCMLENIAQCQEIIPYIRYHHERWDGKGYPKRLKGVNIPLGARIIAVTDHYDKFINPCTENWGKTKKEAVRELFNLSGSAFDPEVVKAFVEALG; the protein is encoded by the coding sequence ATGCTGACCCTGATGCAGGACCCGGAAGCCTATGCCGGCGAGTGGTCCGCCATCCAAGGCATCGTCGATAACTTAATGAATCTTCTTCAGTTGAAGAATCACCGCATCTATCTGCACAGTCACCAGGTGGCCAACTATGCGTCCAGCATTGCAGCCAAAATGCGTCTTCCACGCGAAGAGATCGAACGGATTCGCCTCGCGGCACTGCTGCATGACATCGGTCATCTGACGGTGCCTAATTCGATTTTAGCCAAAATGCCTTATTTCTCGACCCGTGAACTGAGCGTCTTCAAGAACCACTGCAACGCCGGCAGCTGCATGCTGGAAAACATCGCGCAGTGCCAGGAAATCATCCCTTATATCCGCTATCACCATGAGCGTTGGGACGGCAAAGGCTACCCAAAACGCCTCAAAGGCGTCAACATCCCGCTCGGCGCGCGCATCATCGCGGTGACCGATCATTATGATAAATTCATCAATCCCTGCACCGAAAATTGGGGCAAGACAAAAAAGGAAGCGGTGCGTGAACTTTTTAACCTAAGCGGCAGCGCGTTCGACCCCGAAGTCGTAAAAGCGTTCGTCGAGGCACTGGGCTGA
- the fliW gene encoding flagellar assembly protein FliW, with translation MLVQSTRFGKIDVPEGMMLTFSDGIPGFSEEKKFAYLTDDVNSPFAYLQSAHDPDLTFMVVDPFSFFRHYSIDMDDQVLRDMDFKPGTEPQILSIVKVPEQAEQMTTNLIAPIVVNWENCRAEQVILSGSPFSKEQRLFPFGVPKAGNGK, from the coding sequence ATGCTGGTTCAGTCGACTCGGTTCGGTAAAATTGATGTGCCGGAGGGGATGATGCTTACTTTTTCCGATGGAATTCCCGGCTTTTCCGAAGAAAAGAAATTTGCTTATCTGACCGATGACGTGAATAGTCCGTTCGCTTATTTACAATCGGCGCATGATCCCGATCTTACTTTTATGGTTGTCGACCCGTTTTCTTTTTTCCGGCATTACAGCATCGATATGGATGATCAAGTATTGCGGGATATGGATTTCAAACCGGGAACGGAGCCGCAAATCCTTAGCATCGTAAAGGTGCCCGAACAGGCGGAACAAATGACGACGAATCTGATCGCGCCGATTGTAGTCAACTGGGAAAACTGCCGGGCCGAACAGGTTATTTTAAGCGGCAGTCCATTCAGTAAGGAACAGCGGCTGTTCCCGTTCGGCGTGCCGAAAGCGGGGAACGGAAAATAA